The Cohnella abietis genome has a segment encoding these proteins:
- a CDS encoding NAD(P)/FAD-dependent oxidoreductase has protein sequence MNKQKIVIIGAGIVGASMAYHIAKQNQDVTVIERHPAAAREVTEKSFAWIHTTHRVAPEYWHLYDAALEEYHALQQELSELKIHWHGALTWGTPPLREQLHSQKLNREQLEALEPNLKEYPDEAIFVSEEGALDPIGLTELLLSKAREYGAKVQFDTIVTLLQQEDSRLVGIHTSKGFLESDVVVLAAGTGIPELCNPLGCPVPVTSSPSILIRMKTTNKLIRTLISNAQFEARQLTDHTLLAAEDYIDESEENGPEAVGKRAFETLRRSLKDGNQLELESIQVGMRPMPEDGYPIVGFHDHIKGLYLTVMHSAITLAPLIARLAASEIIDRESRSELDPCRLSRF, from the coding sequence TTGAATAAGCAAAAAATCGTGATTATTGGCGCAGGAATTGTCGGGGCGTCCATGGCCTATCATATAGCCAAACAGAATCAAGATGTAACCGTTATTGAGCGGCATCCAGCCGCAGCGCGTGAAGTGACGGAAAAATCTTTTGCCTGGATACATACGACTCATAGGGTGGCTCCCGAATACTGGCATTTGTACGATGCAGCATTGGAAGAATATCATGCGCTTCAGCAAGAGCTGTCCGAGCTGAAAATTCATTGGCATGGAGCGCTGACTTGGGGCACTCCGCCCCTAAGGGAGCAACTCCACTCTCAAAAATTAAATCGGGAGCAGCTTGAGGCATTGGAGCCGAATCTGAAGGAATACCCGGATGAAGCGATTTTTGTCAGCGAGGAAGGTGCGTTGGACCCAATAGGGTTAACAGAGCTGTTGCTCAGCAAAGCGCGGGAGTACGGAGCAAAAGTGCAGTTCGATACCATCGTTACATTGCTGCAGCAAGAAGATTCCCGCCTAGTCGGCATCCATACGTCCAAGGGTTTTCTGGAGTCGGATGTCGTGGTATTAGCCGCAGGTACAGGCATACCCGAACTTTGCAACCCGTTAGGTTGTCCCGTGCCAGTAACGTCGTCGCCTTCCATTCTAATTCGGATGAAAACTACGAATAAGCTGATACGCACATTAATCTCAAATGCGCAATTTGAAGCGCGTCAACTGACGGATCATACGCTGCTGGCTGCGGAAGATTATATCGACGAGTCGGAGGAAAACGGACCAGAGGCGGTCGGCAAACGAGCGTTCGAGACGTTGCGTCGCAGTTTGAAGGACGGGAATCAACTGGAACTGGAAAGCATCCAGGTCGGGATGAGACCAATGCCTGAAGACGGCTATCCGATCGTGGGCTTCCATGATCACATAAAGGGGCTTTATCTGACGGTGATGCATTCTGCAATTACACTGGCACCGCTAATTGCGCGTCTGGCTGCAAGTGAAATAATCGATCGGGAATCAAGAAGTGAATTAGACCCTTGTCGGCTCTCTCGCTTTTAG
- a CDS encoding ABC transporter ATP-binding protein — protein MLQQQGWAEKDILFEMTCDLTTEGHFLDTYIALSRHEMLIATSLKSPDQEKTFKGYSLPVKSHTQHNTQGAEHWSIQTLKISDIESVFIVNLVASGMLVVKAPKERMIAAFTNGLMSKASRLTAIIKKLKQQEELDSELLKDEGVNASCPKCGRIYPEEGREVCPKCMKKSALFIRLLSFAKPYKTSVLLIIVLMLLSSVTTIVIPYLTGTALFDQALQGEGYFAGQVGLVILLVIVFRTLSLIFGVLFGIINARMAANIVFDLKSVIFTAMQRLSLNFFQRKQTGQLMTRVNYDSAELQIFFIDVLSYFVVNVMNIIGITVILLVLDWKLTLLCFLPLTIVFFLVRKVLPKLWRLSWRTHRRVSAMNSIISDSIRGVRVVKAFGMEHKEMERFQRANVNFSGSEQHYNRLSGTIFPVLNLLTHMGGMFIWAFGGWMVLRGEISFGLMLTFVNYMYLLYGPIEFMNNIVGWWSRCMTASQRIFEIQDANPDVKEKEDTIRIPVMKGDIQVSNVVFGYEPNKSILKKVTLQVKAGQMLGVVGHSGAGKSTLVNLISRLYDVNEGAITIDGVNVKDLAAESLRSNIGIVSQDVYVFSGSIAENIAYANPDCSVMDIIHAAKIANAHDFIEKLPDGYDTLVGTGGYNLSGGEKQRLSIARAILHNPKILILDEATASLDTETELQIQEALDKLIKGRTTIAIAHRLSTLRNADYLVVMDQGKIVEEGTHESLMSTPGAYYTLVKKHDEALKMSEVISA, from the coding sequence TTGTTGCAGCAACAGGGATGGGCGGAGAAGGATATCCTGTTCGAGATGACTTGCGACCTTACGACAGAGGGGCATTTTCTCGATACCTACATTGCCTTATCCCGACATGAGATGCTTATTGCAACAAGTCTCAAGTCACCAGATCAAGAAAAAACCTTTAAGGGCTACTCACTCCCAGTCAAAAGCCATACGCAGCACAATACGCAGGGGGCGGAACACTGGTCGATTCAAACATTGAAAATCAGTGATATTGAATCCGTTTTCATTGTTAACCTTGTCGCGTCCGGCATGCTGGTGGTGAAGGCGCCGAAGGAGAGAATGATTGCGGCGTTCACCAATGGACTGATGAGCAAAGCATCCAGGCTGACAGCAATCATTAAGAAGCTGAAACAGCAAGAGGAGTTGGACAGTGAGCTGCTGAAGGATGAGGGGGTAAATGCCTCTTGTCCCAAATGCGGAAGGATTTACCCGGAAGAAGGCCGCGAGGTTTGCCCAAAATGCATGAAGAAAAGTGCACTATTCATCCGACTGCTATCGTTTGCCAAGCCTTATAAAACCTCCGTGCTGCTCATTATTGTGCTAATGCTGCTAAGCTCCGTGACTACAATTGTCATTCCCTATTTGACGGGTACGGCATTATTTGATCAGGCACTACAAGGCGAAGGATATTTTGCCGGACAAGTCGGACTGGTCATCTTGCTGGTCATTGTTTTTCGGACTCTATCCCTTATATTTGGCGTCTTATTCGGAATCATCAATGCGAGAATGGCTGCTAATATTGTTTTCGATCTGAAATCAGTCATTTTTACTGCGATGCAGCGCTTGTCGCTGAACTTTTTCCAGCGGAAGCAGACCGGACAGCTGATGACTAGAGTCAATTATGACTCAGCCGAGCTGCAAATCTTTTTCATTGATGTACTCTCCTACTTTGTTGTGAATGTCATGAATATCATCGGGATTACGGTCATATTGCTGGTGCTGGACTGGAAACTCACGCTACTGTGTTTTTTGCCGCTGACGATTGTCTTTTTTCTGGTACGCAAAGTATTACCTAAGCTATGGAGGCTATCATGGCGGACGCACCGTCGCGTGTCAGCAATGAATTCTATCATTAGCGACTCCATTAGGGGTGTCCGAGTAGTCAAGGCATTTGGCATGGAGCATAAGGAGATGGAACGGTTCCAGCGGGCTAATGTGAATTTCTCCGGCTCGGAGCAGCATTATAACCGTTTGAGCGGCACGATCTTTCCAGTGCTTAATTTGCTGACCCATATGGGCGGCATGTTCATCTGGGCATTCGGTGGCTGGATGGTGCTCAGGGGGGAAATTTCGTTTGGGCTGATGCTGACCTTTGTCAATTATATGTATCTGTTATATGGCCCTATAGAGTTTATGAACAATATCGTGGGCTGGTGGTCACGTTGTATGACAGCTTCGCAGCGAATTTTTGAAATTCAAGACGCCAACCCTGATGTGAAGGAGAAGGAAGATACGATCCGGATTCCGGTAATGAAGGGTGATATTCAAGTATCGAATGTCGTATTTGGCTATGAGCCGAATAAATCGATTTTGAAGAAGGTTACGCTGCAGGTGAAGGCAGGACAAATGCTTGGCGTCGTCGGACATTCCGGAGCAGGCAAATCAACACTCGTCAACCTGATTTCCCGACTATACGATGTCAATGAAGGTGCAATCACTATCGACGGAGTGAATGTGAAGGATTTGGCCGCTGAATCGCTCCGCTCCAATATTGGGATTGTATCGCAGGATGTATACGTGTTCTCAGGCAGCATTGCTGAAAATATTGCCTATGCCAACCCGGATTGCAGTGTCATGGACATCATTCATGCGGCGAAAATTGCCAACGCCCATGATTTTATCGAGAAGCTGCCGGACGGATACGATACACTCGTGGGAACGGGTGGATACAATCTATCGGGCGGCGAGAAGCAGCGGTTATCCATTGCACGGGCGATTCTGCATAACCCGAAAATTCTAATTCTTGATGAAGCGACAGCTTCTCTGGATACGGAGACGGAGCTGCAAATCCAGGAGGCACTAGATAAGCTGATTAAGGGACGTACAACAATTGCAATTGCACACCGGCTCTCCACGCTTCGCAATGCCGACTATCTGGTAGTGATGGATCAGGGCAAGATCGTAGAAGAAGGAACGCATGAATCGCTGATGAGTACCCCTGGCGCTTATTATACATTGGTGAAAAAGCATGATGAGGCTTTAAAAATGAGCGAGGTGATTTCAGCATGA
- a CDS encoding DUF1854 domain-containing protein: MNSSKTEKEVAAAQAAELPEGEFTAGSLSDAADIHYLTKVNAKFDKTEGQMLSVTVGEETHPVVYVHCSFPHTNKRMYLSVRTVENKEIGMIRSLDDFTEETVQLLEEQLHIRYFTPEISKVISVKEEFGYSYWEAETTAGLCRFTVRGGGGHAKLVTPVLLLVTDVDGNRFVIPDMSKLTDREYRLVELCM; encoded by the coding sequence ATGAATTCGTCTAAAACAGAGAAGGAAGTGGCTGCAGCCCAAGCAGCTGAGCTACCGGAAGGGGAGTTCACAGCAGGTTCGCTGTCTGATGCCGCCGACATTCATTATCTGACAAAGGTTAATGCAAAATTTGATAAAACGGAGGGCCAGATGCTGTCTGTAACGGTTGGAGAAGAAACGCATCCTGTCGTTTATGTACACTGTTCTTTTCCTCATACGAATAAACGCATGTATTTGTCTGTCCGAACAGTTGAAAACAAGGAAATTGGCATGATCCGCAGTCTGGATGATTTTACGGAGGAGACAGTGCAACTACTGGAAGAGCAGCTGCACATCCGTTATTTCACTCCAGAAATCAGCAAGGTGATTAGCGTGAAAGAGGAGTTCGGCTACTCCTATTGGGAGGCGGAGACTACAGCCGGGCTATGCCGGTTCACGGTCAGAGGCGGTGGCGGCCACGCCAAGCTGGTAACCCCAGTCCTGCTGCTCGTGACTGACGTAGACGGCAACCGATTCGTCATCCCGGATATGAGCAAGCTGACGGACAGGGAATACCGGCTGGTAGAGCTGTGTATGTAG
- a CDS encoding MFS transporter, protein MALLFKSRGAMLLLMFNLFLVFAGIGLVIPVIPKYITMLDINGSIAGLLTASFAFTQLVFSPLAGRLSDSFGRKRVIVVGMLVFACAEIIFGLADSALLLFVSRMMGGISGALIMPAVMAYAADVTTEEERAKGMGFINASISTGYIIGPGIGGYIAEFGIRVPFYAAGVAGLVAAVITMIVLPESLQSIKKGNENNEKAGADTETKQSLFQQLRFAYREPYFISLIIVLVMSFGLANYEAIFGLFVDHKLDFTPKDIAFIFTFASIGGAVVQLTIFGWLMNRFGERMVITLCLLAAGVFVLLTLFVHQYWLIFAVTFVIFLSIDILRPAISTQMSMFAQEKQGYVAGLNSAFTSLGNIIGPIAAGMLFDVNMNFPYVVAGIILILCFGLTLFKGSQRVQRANA, encoded by the coding sequence ATGGCTTTATTATTTAAAAGTCGGGGCGCTATGCTGCTTCTGATGTTTAATTTATTTTTGGTCTTTGCCGGCATTGGTCTGGTCATACCGGTAATCCCTAAATACATTACAATGTTGGATATTAACGGAAGCATTGCTGGTTTGCTTACCGCCTCTTTTGCATTTACACAGTTGGTTTTCTCTCCGCTTGCAGGACGGTTATCCGATTCCTTCGGACGTAAGCGCGTTATTGTCGTCGGAATGCTGGTCTTCGCCTGTGCCGAAATTATATTCGGATTAGCTGATTCTGCTCTGCTTCTCTTCGTATCCCGGATGATGGGCGGCATTAGCGGAGCGCTTATCATGCCTGCCGTTATGGCCTATGCGGCGGATGTCACGACCGAGGAAGAGCGTGCCAAAGGGATGGGCTTTATCAATGCTTCTATTTCGACAGGCTACATCATTGGTCCCGGCATTGGAGGCTATATTGCCGAGTTCGGCATTCGTGTGCCGTTCTATGCTGCTGGAGTTGCAGGTCTGGTCGCTGCGGTTATCACGATGATTGTACTGCCGGAGTCGCTACAGTCCATTAAAAAAGGGAATGAGAATAACGAAAAGGCAGGAGCTGATACGGAGACGAAACAAAGTCTGTTCCAGCAGCTGCGTTTTGCTTACCGCGAACCGTATTTTATTAGTTTAATTATTGTGTTAGTTATGTCCTTTGGACTTGCCAACTATGAAGCGATATTCGGCCTTTTCGTCGACCATAAGCTCGACTTCACTCCGAAGGATATTGCCTTCATTTTCACATTTGCTTCCATTGGTGGTGCTGTGGTTCAGTTAACTATTTTCGGATGGCTAATGAACCGCTTTGGCGAGAGGATGGTTATTACACTTTGCCTACTCGCTGCCGGGGTCTTCGTCCTATTGACGTTGTTCGTGCACCAATACTGGCTGATCTTTGCTGTTACCTTTGTTATCTTTTTGTCCATAGATATTTTACGTCCTGCCATCAGCACACAAATGTCCATGTTCGCCCAAGAAAAGCAGGGGTATGTAGCAGGACTTAACTCCGCCTTTACTAGCCTTGGCAATATTATCGGACCAATAGCAGCTGGAATGCTATTCGATGTGAATATGAACTTCCCTTATGTGGTTGCCGGAATCATTCTGATTCTGTGCTTCGGGCTCACTTTGTTCAAAGGAAGCCAGCGCGTACAGCGTGCAAATGCTTAA
- a CDS encoding ABC transporter ATP-binding protein: MKEMEKPMNLNFSLAEQNKNAAVQAVGTEIEYCVPANLSLLGYRSAGFLVIGQDKWAYIENGQAKEAGIIADSWEYKVIPLIGNVVLETEDKQGKRVLVRSSMEHAARFGYIAQVLNDKSAARKVRIFNNEEEATCANCGVRLVTGTRVCPRCMSKAAAFKKLFGVSKLHWKPLAVGLIVMIAASAISLAGPYFQELLINGALRPTDGQSPNMKLFYIALTAMIGGLVIGELLSIVRARVMANVSSNIAADLRRMVYEKIQSLPLGFMTSQRAGDLMNRITADTDRIRQLIQELCTTAIYQLMLLIASSTLLFSADWRLACVVLLPAPIVAYMNIYIWKHVLWKLYHKQWRVYDRASSFLHDVLSGIRVVKAFGKESREIKRFRTYNSEFAVATIKNETLLNVLAPITNYLIQLGQYFVLLLGCNLILNNQMNVGELIKFSMYASMVFGPIAWMMFMPRWVANALISIDRVFSVIDEQPEVLEAKRAVKHTIRGAISFRGVYFGYKSYEPVLKNVSFDIREGEMIGLVGHSGSGKSTLINLLSRFYDVNEGQITIDGVDIRDIQQNDMRSQIGVVLQETFLFTGTILDNIRYSKPGATEEEVIRAAKIANAHSFIINLPDGYDTLLEENGNNISGGERQRLAIARAILNDPPLLILDEATSALDIETESVIQEALQRIMKGRTTIAIAHRLSTLRNADRLAVLEKGTIAEIGSHAELVEKRGNYYKLITAQRQMSKKEQKDELVG, from the coding sequence ATGAAGGAGATGGAAAAGCCGATGAATTTGAATTTCTCGCTTGCTGAACAGAACAAGAATGCTGCTGTGCAGGCTGTCGGAACAGAGATTGAATATTGTGTTCCGGCTAACCTGTCTCTGCTTGGCTACCGATCAGCAGGCTTCCTCGTTATCGGGCAGGATAAATGGGCTTACATCGAGAACGGACAAGCGAAGGAAGCAGGTATCATTGCTGATTCATGGGAATACAAGGTCATTCCACTCATCGGAAATGTTGTGCTGGAGACCGAGGATAAGCAAGGGAAGCGTGTCCTCGTCCGCTCTTCAATGGAGCATGCCGCCCGCTTCGGCTACATTGCACAGGTGCTGAACGATAAATCAGCAGCCCGTAAAGTCCGTATTTTCAATAATGAAGAGGAAGCCACCTGTGCCAATTGCGGCGTGCGGCTCGTGACAGGGACCCGTGTATGCCCCAGGTGCATGAGCAAGGCCGCAGCGTTCAAAAAACTGTTTGGCGTCTCGAAGCTGCATTGGAAGCCGCTGGCTGTAGGGCTGATTGTTATGATTGCGGCTTCAGCTATATCGCTGGCAGGACCCTATTTTCAAGAGCTCCTGATTAACGGTGCCTTACGGCCGACTGACGGACAAAGTCCGAACATGAAGCTGTTCTATATCGCACTTACTGCCATGATCGGAGGACTAGTGATTGGAGAACTGCTGTCAATTGTCCGTGCACGTGTCATGGCAAATGTCAGCTCTAATATTGCCGCCGATCTGCGCAGAATGGTTTATGAGAAGATACAAAGCCTGCCACTCGGATTCATGACCTCTCAACGGGCAGGAGATCTTATGAATCGGATCACGGCTGATACGGACCGGATCCGGCAATTGATTCAGGAACTGTGTACAACGGCAATCTATCAGCTGATGCTCCTTATCGCTTCCAGCACTCTGTTGTTCAGTGCCGACTGGCGCCTCGCCTGTGTAGTGCTGCTGCCTGCGCCAATCGTCGCTTACATGAACATTTACATCTGGAAGCATGTGCTGTGGAAGCTGTATCACAAGCAGTGGAGAGTCTACGACCGGGCGAGCTCTTTTCTACATGATGTACTGAGCGGAATCCGGGTAGTCAAGGCATTCGGCAAGGAATCCCGAGAGATCAAAAGATTTCGCACCTACAACAGTGAATTCGCCGTCGCTACGATTAAAAATGAGACTCTTCTTAACGTGCTGGCCCCGATTACAAACTACTTGATCCAGCTTGGTCAATATTTTGTGCTTCTGCTTGGCTGCAACCTGATTTTGAACAATCAGATGAATGTTGGTGAACTGATCAAGTTCAGCATGTATGCGTCAATGGTGTTTGGACCGATTGCTTGGATGATGTTCATGCCGAGGTGGGTTGCCAATGCGCTGATTTCGATTGACCGCGTATTTTCGGTCATTGACGAGCAGCCGGAGGTGCTAGAGGCCAAGAGGGCTGTGAAGCATACAATTCGCGGCGCGATTTCGTTCCGTGGCGTCTATTTTGGCTATAAGTCCTATGAGCCGGTGCTTAAGAATGTGTCCTTTGATATTCGGGAAGGGGAAATGATTGGCCTGGTAGGACATTCGGGCTCTGGAAAGTCGACATTGATTAACCTTTTATCCCGTTTCTATGATGTGAATGAAGGTCAAATTACCATTGATGGTGTAGACATTCGAGACATCCAGCAGAATGACATGCGCTCTCAGATTGGTGTTGTGCTTCAGGAGACATTCCTGTTCACAGGGACGATACTCGATAATATCCGTTACTCCAAGCCGGGTGCGACGGAAGAGGAAGTAATCCGGGCGGCCAAGATCGCCAATGCGCATTCCTTTATTATTAATCTGCCGGATGGGTACGACACGCTGCTGGAGGAGAATGGGAACAATATATCCGGCGGCGAGCGCCAGCGTCTGGCAATTGCAAGAGCGATTCTTAATGATCCGCCTCTGCTTATTTTGGATGAAGCTACCTCTGCGCTCGATATTGAGACGGAAAGCGTCATTCAGGAGGCGCTTCAGCGAATCATGAAAGGGCGAACAACGATTGCGATCGCCCACAGACTGTCGACTCTCCGCAATGCCGACCGACTAGCTGTGCTGGAGAAGGGCACAATTGCGGAAATAGGTTCCCATGCCGAGTTGGTGGAGAAGAGAGGCAATTACTATAAACTGATTACGGCCCAAAGGCAAATGTCGAAGAAAGAGCAGAAGGATGAGCTTGTCGGATAA
- a CDS encoding DUF2975 domain-containing protein, protein MNGIEFKAKPGFKRMHNTLQIGYWGAIGLLIAFVCFDIWIGLKPQELFSAEKGIAHWSFSVPIWDTVTKSVLVPFTYFQPINPDKFDAKTAYLVVSLTNTVLAFCAYLYSIGQIRHIIGSILSGSSPFVLANASRLRKLGIAVILYSLLAKLILNIMICLLVTRIFSINLGGISLIGIIIGILVLFVSEIFKYGALLQEEHDSTI, encoded by the coding sequence ATGAACGGAATTGAATTCAAAGCCAAACCCGGTTTCAAAAGAATGCACAATACGCTTCAGATCGGATACTGGGGAGCAATCGGGCTACTTATTGCTTTTGTCTGCTTCGATATATGGATCGGATTAAAGCCCCAGGAGTTGTTCTCTGCAGAGAAGGGAATCGCGCACTGGTCCTTTTCCGTACCGATATGGGATACGGTGACGAAGAGCGTTCTGGTTCCTTTCACTTATTTTCAGCCGATCAATCCTGATAAGTTCGATGCCAAGACCGCTTATCTGGTCGTCAGCTTGACCAATACCGTGCTTGCCTTCTGTGCCTACCTCTACTCAATTGGTCAGATCCGCCATATAATAGGAAGCATACTTAGTGGAAGCAGCCCTTTCGTCCTGGCGAATGCCTCCCGTCTGAGAAAGCTGGGAATCGCCGTCATTCTGTATTCCTTGCTGGCGAAGCTCATTCTCAATATTATGATCTGCCTGCTCGTCACTCGCATCTTTTCCATTAATCTGGGCGGTATCTCTTTAATCGGAATTATTATCGGCATACTCGTTCTGTTCGTGTCCGAGATTTTCAAGTACGGCGCTCTTCTGCAGGAAGAGCATGATTCGACTATCTGA
- a CDS encoding RNA polymerase sigma factor: MPDTIAMSIQRDYLEKLYYFALKKTGSKHEAEDLAQDIASQALLSLANGSRPDDLSRWIWTIARNRYASWAKEKKRRSGTVSSEASLIAVPDGQATADDQLLLRENLSLLRRELSLLVTGYREIVVAYYFEGERLADIAARLDIPEGTVKRKLHECRKNIREGR, from the coding sequence ATGCCAGACACGATTGCTATGTCCATCCAACGTGATTACTTAGAGAAACTTTACTATTTCGCGCTGAAGAAGACAGGAAGCAAACACGAAGCGGAAGATTTGGCCCAGGACATTGCATCGCAGGCGCTGCTCAGCCTCGCGAATGGAAGCCGCCCGGATGACCTAAGTCGATGGATTTGGACGATTGCGCGTAATCGCTATGCGAGTTGGGCGAAAGAGAAGAAACGCCGCAGTGGTACAGTTTCTAGCGAAGCATCGCTCATCGCTGTGCCTGACGGGCAAGCAACGGCGGATGATCAGCTGTTGCTCCGAGAGAATCTTTCCTTGTTGCGGCGCGAGTTATCGCTTCTGGTAACTGGCTACCGTGAAATCGTCGTCGCCTATTACTTTGAAGGTGAGCGTCTCGCAGACATTGCAGCGAGGCTCGATATACCTGAAGGAACGGTCAAACGCAAGCTTCACGAATGCCGAAAAAACATTCGGGAGGGAAGATAA
- a CDS encoding helix-turn-helix domain-containing protein, whose protein sequence is MPIIIRLDRVLADKKMKLNDLADKVGISNVNLSNLKTGKVKAIRFSTLEAICEILDCQPGDIMEFVADSESCKND, encoded by the coding sequence GTGCCGATTATTATACGCCTGGACCGGGTTCTAGCCGACAAAAAAATGAAATTGAACGACCTGGCCGACAAGGTCGGCATTTCGAACGTCAATCTGTCCAATCTGAAGACGGGCAAAGTGAAGGCGATCCGGTTCTCCACCTTAGAAGCGATCTGCGAAATTCTGGACTGTCAGCCGGGAGATATTATGGAATTCGTGGCCGATAGCGAAAGCTGTAAAAACGATTGA
- a CDS encoding TVP38/TMEM64 family protein translates to MRNLYAPSGNAKIKKWLAFLFYALTISMLIVYKSELLAWMQQGSHSVFLMLLITICFTFFPIIPYSVVIGIMAFMYGTLPGALLCWSGAWISSILMYAYTRFFYSEQTNKWLSTNERVVSFHAKMMKKPFVSILLARLIPVIPQSIVSIYAGATSISFPIYALASAIGKIPGMLLYAFIGKHLLSLF, encoded by the coding sequence ATGAGGAATCTATATGCTCCATCAGGTAACGCGAAGATAAAAAAATGGCTTGCTTTTCTTTTTTACGCATTAACGATAAGCATGCTTATCGTTTATAAATCCGAGCTTCTGGCTTGGATGCAGCAGGGTTCCCATTCAGTCTTCCTCATGCTGTTGATAACGATTTGCTTTACCTTTTTCCCTATAATCCCTTACAGCGTTGTCATCGGGATCATGGCATTTATGTACGGCACTCTCCCAGGCGCCTTACTGTGTTGGAGCGGCGCTTGGATATCTTCCATTCTGATGTATGCCTACACTAGATTTTTTTATAGCGAACAAACGAATAAATGGTTGTCGACCAACGAACGAGTTGTCTCATTTCATGCAAAAATGATGAAAAAACCGTTTGTTTCCATCTTATTGGCACGTCTTATCCCAGTGATTCCGCAATCAATTGTTTCAATTTATGCCGGGGCCACTTCTATTTCTTTTCCAATCTATGCATTAGCATCCGCAATAGGCAAAATTCCGGGGATGCTACTATACGCTTTTATAGGCAAGCATCTGCTAAGCCTTTTTTAA